One stretch of Bosea vaviloviae DNA includes these proteins:
- a CDS encoding tripartite tricarboxylate transporter TctB family protein translates to MQLSDRITGAVIATLGSVAFFYGSKLPPVPGQQVGPSAFPMVVGAGLAICGALIILGVGRHFEEVAEADVVNHSAPEMLEPLPAWRSWLALLPPGLVFFYALASEPLGFLPTAAIMVLVASFAFGAKAKLAVPLALIAPFIVNLIFLKLLRVPLPGGLLPFPW, encoded by the coding sequence ATGCAACTGTCCGACCGTATCACCGGAGCCGTGATTGCAACGCTCGGCTCGGTGGCGTTCTTCTATGGCTCGAAACTGCCTCCCGTGCCGGGCCAGCAGGTCGGGCCATCGGCCTTTCCGATGGTCGTGGGGGCTGGCCTCGCGATCTGCGGCGCGCTGATCATCCTGGGCGTCGGCCGGCATTTCGAGGAGGTCGCGGAGGCCGATGTCGTCAATCACTCCGCGCCCGAGATGCTGGAGCCATTGCCGGCCTGGCGTTCCTGGCTCGCCTTGCTGCCGCCCGGCCTCGTCTTCTTCTACGCGCTCGCTTCCGAGCCGCTCGGCTTCCTGCCGACGGCGGCGATCATGGTGCTCGTCGCAAGCTTCGCCTTCGGGGCGAAGGCGAAGCTTGCGGTGCCGCTCGCCCTGATCGCGCCCTTCATCGTCAACCTGATCTTCCTGAAGCTGCTGCGGGTGCCGTTGCCCGGTGGCCTCCTGCCTTTCCCATGGTGA